From Candidatus Nanopelagicales bacterium, the proteins below share one genomic window:
- a CDS encoding L-threonylcarbamoyladenylate synthase, whose protein sequence is MRAVASPREAALALAAGHLAAVPTETVYGLGARTDDPHAIAQIYAAKGRPADHPLIAHLATIEAMNDWGRNIPEYAYQLAKSFWPGPLTLVIPRSPRAGDFITGSQNSVAVRVSAHPLMQEVQRILVELTGDPSIAIAAPSANRFGKVSPTTAQHVLEELNKFTSAEDVVLDGGECAVGVESTIIDCTGNNPRLLRPGAISVEQVEEITGLPCTTDSQIRASGTLESHYSPTATVELVDAAALLEPVFATASIGLIALAEHPTPAGMVRLCAPVTREEYAQQLYSALREADALKLSKVLAVAPPIGGIGAAIKDRLTRAAHPN, encoded by the coding sequence ATGCGAGCAGTTGCCAGTCCCCGAGAGGCAGCACTTGCCTTGGCCGCTGGGCATCTAGCCGCTGTGCCAACGGAGACCGTCTATGGGCTTGGAGCTCGTACCGATGATCCACATGCCATCGCTCAGATTTATGCCGCAAAAGGGCGTCCAGCCGACCATCCGCTGATCGCTCATCTTGCAACGATCGAGGCAATGAATGACTGGGGAAGAAATATTCCTGAATATGCATATCAACTAGCGAAGAGTTTTTGGCCAGGTCCGCTCACCCTTGTTATTCCGCGCTCACCGCGAGCTGGTGACTTCATCACGGGCAGTCAGAACTCCGTTGCGGTTCGAGTCTCTGCACATCCATTAATGCAAGAGGTACAAAGAATTCTTGTTGAACTTACAGGTGATCCTTCCATTGCAATTGCGGCACCCAGCGCAAATCGTTTTGGAAAAGTAAGTCCTACAACTGCGCAGCACGTGCTCGAGGAACTCAATAAATTCACGAGTGCGGAGGATGTTGTTCTCGATGGTGGTGAATGTGCTGTCGGTGTTGAATCCACAATCATTGATTGCACTGGTAACAATCCGCGATTGCTTCGACCAGGTGCGATCAGTGTTGAGCAGGTGGAAGAGATAACAGGACTTCCTTGCACAACTGATTCACAGATTCGCGCAAGTGGAACTTTGGAGTCTCATTACAGTCCCACCGCAACAGTCGAACTGGTTGATGCAGCAGCACTACTCGAGCCTGTGTTCGCCACCGCAAGCATCGGACTCATCGCGTTGGCCGAACATCCAACACCTGCAGGCATGGTGCGCCTGTGTGCGCCGGTCACCCGCGAGGAGTACGCCCAACAGCTCTATTCAGCCCTTCGCGAGGCCGACGCTTTGAAGCTTTCCAAGGTGCTGGCGGTTGCCCCACCCATAGGCGGAATTGGGGCCGCGATCAAAGACCGGCTGACCCGGGCCGCCCACCCGAATTGA
- a CDS encoding helix-turn-helix domain containing protein, translating to MKNEFMIETKRAMYRLRNLQYCHVKMREKSDARLRVAQERHALEISRAEMVEAKGWNELMSITGMTIPTAAAILQVSESTVSRWIARHGKGVEATPSADTSAGGA from the coding sequence ATGAAGAACGAATTCATGATTGAGACCAAGCGTGCGATGTATCGGTTGCGCAATCTTCAGTACTGCCACGTCAAGATGCGCGAGAAGTCCGATGCACGTCTACGAGTAGCACAGGAGCGCCATGCGCTCGAGATCTCCCGGGCAGAGATGGTCGAAGCCAAGGGGTGGAACGAGCTGATGTCGATTACCGGCATGACGATTCCGACGGCAGCTGCGATCTTGCAGGTCAGCGAATCGACGGTGAGCCGCTGGATTGCGCGCCACGGCAAGGGAGTCGAAGCCACCCCTTCCGCGGATACGTCGGCAGGTGGCGCATGA
- a CDS encoding trypsin-like peptidase domain-containing protein, with amino-acid sequence MSTPLPPFTPAEPIATSIAPVWERPAPKKRGRGPAIVGGLLATALVAGAAGGAVGFVAAKQTLPTSVVASATADSSSPSLPAGSSIADVAAAVQPAVVQLNVSGTDGEGTGSGFIISKDGYIITNNHVAGSAKDGGIDVLFSDGTKAKGTLVGANAGYDLAVVKVDKPGVKTVPLGKSSTLRVGDEVIALGSPLGLQGTVTSGIVSSLNRPVTAGDESFINAIQTDAAINPGNSGGPLVNGNGAVVGVNSAIASMASGEAQAGSIGLGFSIPIDTAKRIANEIINTGSAKTPVIGVQLAMDFEGPGGKVSSVTSGGAAQKAGIKTGDIITKVNRQVIADGTQLIVTVRSFAPGDRVQLTVDRGGETLTLPLNLTASKA; translated from the coding sequence GTGTCCACCCCACTTCCACCTTTCACGCCCGCTGAACCGATCGCGACCAGCATTGCTCCGGTCTGGGAACGACCTGCGCCAAAGAAGCGTGGCCGTGGTCCCGCAATTGTTGGCGGGCTATTAGCTACTGCATTAGTTGCAGGCGCGGCAGGTGGTGCCGTGGGATTTGTTGCGGCAAAGCAAACATTGCCGACCTCCGTGGTGGCATCGGCAACTGCTGATTCGAGCTCACCGTCACTACCCGCAGGGAGTTCCATTGCAGATGTTGCTGCTGCTGTGCAGCCTGCCGTGGTTCAACTGAATGTGAGTGGCACTGACGGTGAAGGCACGGGTTCGGGTTTCATTATTAGCAAAGACGGGTACATCATCACCAACAATCACGTTGCAGGTTCTGCGAAAGATGGCGGGATTGATGTGTTGTTCTCCGATGGCACCAAGGCGAAGGGCACCTTGGTGGGTGCCAATGCGGGCTACGACCTTGCAGTCGTCAAGGTAGATAAGCCGGGAGTTAAAACTGTTCCGCTTGGCAAGTCATCAACACTTCGAGTAGGAGACGAAGTCATTGCGCTTGGTTCGCCACTTGGCTTACAAGGAACTGTGACCTCGGGAATTGTCAGTTCACTGAATCGGCCCGTTACCGCAGGAGATGAGTCGTTCATCAACGCGATCCAAACGGATGCGGCAATTAACCCAGGCAACTCCGGCGGACCACTTGTCAATGGCAACGGCGCTGTTGTCGGTGTGAACTCGGCAATCGCCTCGATGGCATCAGGTGAAGCCCAAGCGGGATCTATTGGCCTTGGCTTCTCAATTCCTATCGATACCGCAAAGCGCATTGCGAACGAGATCATCAATACGGGTTCAGCGAAGACTCCAGTGATCGGCGTCCAGCTCGCCATGGACTTTGAAGGTCCAGGTGGAAAGGTTTCGTCGGTTACCTCAGGTGGAGCGGCGCAAAAGGCTGGCATCAAGACCGGTGACATCATCACCAAGGTCAATCGGCAAGTGATTGCTGATGGCACTCAGTTGATCGTGACTGTTCGTTCCTTTGCACCTGGCGATCGAGTACAGCTCACGGTAGATCGCGGCGGGGAAACATTGACCCTTCCACTGAACCTGACGGCCTCGAAGGCATAG